Genomic DNA from Pistricoccus aurantiacus:
GAGCTCCTGCACCGCGCGCAGATCCTGGCTGGATTCCAACAGATGGCTGGCGAAGGAATGACGCAGCCGGTGAGGATGAAGGTGTTCCATCAGGCCGCGCCGCCTTGCCAGTTCGCAAAGGCGCAGCTGAATGGCACGATGGCTCAGGCGCTTCCCTCGGTTGCCGACGAATAGAGCACTTTCTTTGCTGTCGGCGAGCTGGCCACGCACCGTCAGCCAGGCATCCAGCGCCGAACGGGCACGACGTCCTACCGGCACCTGACGCGGCTTGTCGCCCTTGCCGACAACCCGCACCCGCACCCGCTCCAGTTGTCGGAGATCCAGCGCCGCCAGTTCCGCCAGGCGCAGGCCGCTGGAATAGAAAAGCTCCAGCATCGCCTGATCGCGACGGGCCAGGGGGGTGTCGTCGTGCGGCGTATCCAGAAAGCGTGCCAGCTGATCCACGTCCAGCGGACGCGGAAGATGACGAGGCTGACGTGGCGCCTGAGTCAAGCCAACCGGGTTGTAAGGCAGAACCTTCTCATGAACCAGATACTCTGCGAAACGGGAAATCGCCGCCCGCCGGCGCGCCAGACTTCTGGGCGCGAGGCCCCTAGCGCGTTCCTGGCCCAGAAAGCGACGTACCAGTACGCTATCGAGCTGGCGCCAATCGGACAGGCCCGCCTGTTCGATGAAATCGCACAGCCTTGCCAGGTCGCGATGGTAGGCGGCCAGCGTGGCCGGGCCGAGTTCCCGGGCTAGCGCCTCGAGAAAGCACCTCAGAGCTGCGCGCAGGGAGGTATCAGGCTGAGCTGTATCGGTCATGGTCATTTATCGTGTGGCAACCCTTGTCGAGATGTCTCTTCAGCCCCGGGTTCGAGTGGTGAAACCGTGCAGCAAACGAGCCAGTATGTCGCCGAGGTATTCGGTGAACAGGGTATCCAGGCTGGCGCGGAAATGGTCTGGATCCGGGCTGGCTAGTATCAGATATCCTTGCGGCTCGCCGAGAGCCAGGCGGGTCAACGCCGCGGAGCCCGTGGTGGTGGGCGGTGCCATATGGGGAATCAGGCAGCGCCAATCCTTGGGAGAAAGGCGCACGCAGCGGCTGGCTCGCCCGTTGAGCAGCTCCACTAGTCGGTGCTGGATGTCCTCATCGAGATGATGTCTGGGAGGCTGGGTCGGCTGCGCTCCCTTGGGGGAGGTGCCCCGAGGAGTCCACAACGCCACCGCAGGAATCTGAAAGCGCTCCGCGAGCTGCGTGGCCAGCGCCTGGCCCAGCGCATCCAGGTCCTGGGCTTCCATCAAGGCAAG
This window encodes:
- a CDS encoding tyrosine recombinase XerC, producing MTDTAQPDTSLRAALRCFLEALARELGPATLAAYHRDLARLCDFIEQAGLSDWRQLDSVLVRRFLGQERARGLAPRSLARRRAAISRFAEYLVHEKVLPYNPVGLTQAPRQPRHLPRPLDVDQLARFLDTPHDDTPLARRDQAMLELFYSSGLRLAELAALDLRQLERVRVRVVGKGDKPRQVPVGRRARSALDAWLTVRGQLADSKESALFVGNRGKRLSHRAIQLRLCELARRRGLMEHLHPHRLRHSFASHLLESSQDLRAVQELLGHSNLSTTQVYTRLDWQHLAASYDSAHPRARRKPTR
- a CDS encoding DUF484 family protein; the protein is MSHAQVPEPRQTLDPEQVAQWLARHPDFFVGREGLLQQFYVPHPRAPGVVSLLERLVHDLRNRAEGAELRLEQLLDSARHTEVQYRRTRELVLALMEAQDLDALGQALATQLAERFQIPAVALWTPRGTSPKGAQPTQPPRHHLDEDIQHRLVELLNGRASRCVRLSPKDWRCLIPHMAPPTTTGSAALTRLALGEPQGYLILASPDPDHFRASLDTLFTEYLGDILARLLHGFTTRTRG